The Vibrio echinoideorum DNA window TAATCAGAATTATCATTTGCAAAAAACAGTGAGCACTGTGCAATTAGGAGATACACAATGGCATTATGGGGCGGTAGATTTACCCAAGCAGCAGACACTCGGTTCAAAGATTTTAACGATTCTCTTCGTTTTGATTACCGATTGGCTGAGCAAGACATTGTTGGCTCTATTGCTTGGTCAAAAGCTCTACAGTCGGTCAATGTTCTAACAGAAGAAGAACAGCAAAGACTAGAGCTTGCACTGAATGAGCTAAAACTCGAAGTGATGGAAGACCCTGAACAGATCTTACGTTCTGATGCAGAAGATATTCACAGCTGGGTTGAGCAACAACTTATTGGCAAGGTCGGTGATTTGGGTAAAAAGCTTCACACTGGCCGTTCTCGTAATGACCAAGTAGCGACAGACCTTAAACTATGGTGTCGTCAACAAGGTAACCAATTACTGTTAGCGCTTGATCGCCTACAAAGCCAAATGGTGAACGTTGCTTCCCAGCATCAAGAAACCGTGCTTCCTGGCTATACTCACTTGCAACGTGCTCAGCCAGTAACTTTTGCTCACTGGTGCCTGGCTTACGTTGAAATGCTTGAGCGTGACTACTCTCGTTTGAATGATGCGATTAAGCGTCTAGATACATGTCCGCTGGGTTCTGGTGCCCTTGCAGGAACTGCTTACCCGATGGACCGTGAAGAGTTAGCTCACAACTTAGGTTTCCGTCGTGCAACACGCAACTCTCTAGATTCAGTATCTGACCGTGATCATGTGATGGAGCTGATGTCGATTGCATCTATCTCTATGCTTCACCTTTCACGTCTTGCAGAAGATATGATTTTCTACAACTCTGGTGAATCGAATTTCATCGAGTTAGCGGATACCGTGACTTCAGGTTCATCCCTGATGCCACAAAAGAAAAACCCGGATGCGCTCGAACTTATCCGTGGCAAAACTGGCCGTGTATATGGTTCATTAGCGGCAATGATGATGACAGTAAAAGCTCTGCCTTTGGCGTACAACAAAGACATGCAAGAAGATAAAGAAGGTCTGTTCGACGCTTTAGATACTTGGAATGATTGTATGGAAATGGCGGCACTTTGTTTTGACGGCATTAAAGTGAATGGCGAGCGTACACTTGAAGCGGCGAAGCAAGGTTATGCAAACTCAACCGAACTGGCTGATTACCTAGTTGCGAAAGGCATTCCTTTCCGTGAAGCTCACCACATTGTAGGTGTGACGGTAGTTGCGGCCATTGCTAAAGGCTGTGCACTAGAAGAATTGACCATCGCAGAGTTGAAAGAATTCTCCGATGTGATCGAAGAAGATGTGTATAGCATCTTGACCATTGAATCGTGTCTTGAAAAACGTAGTGCGCTAGGTGGTGTGTCACCGCAGCAAGTCGCTTACGCGGTTGATCAAGCCGAGAAGCGTTTATCACAGCGTGATACTTCAATTGTTAAGGTTCGTCCTGCTCGTTTGACGGATATCGAAGCGTTAGAAGGCATGGTGGCCTACTGGGCTAACATGGGTGAAAACCTGCCTCGTTCTCGTAATGAACTGGTGCGTGATATTGGCTCGTTCGCGGTGGCTGAACATCATGGTGAAGTGACAGGCTGTGCATCACTCTATGTCTATGATTCTGGCTTAGCTGAAATTCGCTCCCTCGGCGTCGAAGCGGGTTGGCAAGGCCAAGGTCAAGGTACTGCGATTGTTCAGAATTTGGTTGATAAAGCACGACAAATGGCAATCAAGAAGGTGTTTGTACTGACTCGTACTCCTGAGTTCTTTATGAAGCATGACTTCTTGCCAACATCAAAGTCTTTGCTGCCAGAGAAGGTGCTAAAAGATTGTGACCAGTGTCCTCGTCAACATGCATGTGATGAAGTGGCCTTGGAAGTGAACTTGGTAGAGCAGATTATCGCTAAGGTTAATGTTGCATAAATCATTGATTTTATAGCTCCTAAAAAAAAGATCAAAAATCTGATCTTTTTTGGGAACAAACTAAGAAAAGTCCGGTCTATTAAAGT harbors:
- the argH gene encoding argininosuccinate lyase is translated as MALWGGRFTQAADTRFKDFNDSLRFDYRLAEQDIVGSIAWSKALQSVNVLTEEEQQRLELALNELKLEVMEDPEQILRSDAEDIHSWVEQQLIGKVGDLGKKLHTGRSRNDQVATDLKLWCRQQGNQLLLALDRLQSQMVNVASQHQETVLPGYTHLQRAQPVTFAHWCLAYVEMLERDYSRLNDAIKRLDTCPLGSGALAGTAYPMDREELAHNLGFRRATRNSLDSVSDRDHVMELMSIASISMLHLSRLAEDMIFYNSGESNFIELADTVTSGSSLMPQKKNPDALELIRGKTGRVYGSLAAMMMTVKALPLAYNKDMQEDKEGLFDALDTWNDCMEMAALCFDGIKVNGERTLEAAKQGYANSTELADYLVAKGIPFREAHHIVGVTVVAAIAKGCALEELTIAELKEFSDVIEEDVYSILTIESCLEKRSALGGVSPQQVAYAVDQAEKRLSQRDTSIVKVRPARLTDIEALEGMVAYWANMGENLPRSRNELVRDIGSFAVAEHHGEVTGCASLYVYDSGLAEIRSLGVEAGWQGQGQGTAIVQNLVDKARQMAIKKVFVLTRTPEFFMKHDFLPTSKSLLPEKVLKDCDQCPRQHACDEVALEVNLVEQIIAKVNVA